The Afipia massiliensis genome has a segment encoding these proteins:
- a CDS encoding Crp/Fnr family transcriptional regulator: MTRQQAKAANEDRPFNNLLRHLSDADFGLLEPFLESADARADDLLYNPGDDVETVHFPCGPSLVSFLVANEDGRDVETILVGREGAVGGIVSQGFLPAYTRITVKVAGPFMRLRVAKLNAAKARSPTLRYLFARYADCMLAQVFQSTACNAIHSIEQRTAKWILSARERTGDDLVALTHEQLSTMLGVGRSYASRVIQTFKAEGILETRRGAILVRNPDALAARACLCNEAVKAHFDEVLRGVYPTPESDAKSASGRPK, from the coding sequence ATGACACGACAACAGGCCAAGGCGGCCAATGAGGACCGCCCCTTCAACAATCTGCTGCGCCACCTCAGCGATGCGGATTTTGGCCTGCTCGAACCGTTTCTGGAGTCCGCAGACGCGAGGGCGGACGACCTGCTCTACAATCCCGGCGATGACGTCGAGACCGTCCATTTTCCCTGCGGGCCAAGCCTCGTCTCGTTTCTTGTCGCAAACGAAGACGGCCGCGACGTCGAGACCATCCTCGTAGGCCGCGAAGGTGCGGTGGGCGGGATCGTCAGCCAGGGATTTCTGCCGGCCTATACCCGCATCACGGTGAAGGTCGCCGGCCCGTTCATGCGGCTGCGCGTCGCGAAGCTCAATGCGGCAAAAGCTCGGTCGCCGACGCTTCGCTATCTGTTCGCGCGCTACGCCGATTGCATGCTGGCTCAGGTTTTTCAGTCGACCGCCTGCAATGCGATCCATTCGATCGAACAGCGCACGGCGAAATGGATCCTGTCGGCGCGGGAGCGGACCGGCGACGACCTTGTTGCCCTCACCCACGAGCAGCTCTCGACCATGCTGGGGGTGGGCCGAAGCTATGCCAGCCGCGTGATCCAGACCTTCAAGGCCGAGGGCATTCTGGAGACCCGCCGCGGGGCCATCCTGGTCCGCAACCCGGACGCGTTGGCGGCTCGGGCGTGCCTCTGCAACGAGGCCGTCAAAGCCCATTTCGACGAGGTGTTGCGCGGGGTGTACCCAACGCCGGAAAGTGACGCGAAATCGGCCTCCGGAAGGCCGAAATAG
- the ppa gene encoding inorganic diphosphatase, with protein sequence MRIDAISIGKNPPHEVNVIIEVPVGGEPIKYEMDKEAGTLVVDRFLYTAMRYPGNYGFIPHTLSDDGDPCDVLVANTRAIVPGAVIAVRPVGVLFMEDEAGGDEKIIAVPTSKLTQRYDKVNNYSDLPEITLQQIQHFFEHYKDLEPKKWVKVLRWGDAEDARKLILEGIERAKKK encoded by the coding sequence ATGCGTATCGACGCGATTTCCATCGGAAAAAATCCGCCCCATGAAGTGAACGTCATCATCGAAGTGCCGGTCGGCGGCGAGCCGATCAAGTACGAGATGGACAAGGAGGCCGGCACGCTGGTGGTCGACCGCTTCCTCTATACGGCGATGCGCTATCCGGGAAATTACGGCTTCATTCCGCACACCCTCTCCGACGACGGCGATCCGTGCGACGTGCTGGTCGCCAACACCCGCGCCATCGTGCCAGGTGCGGTGATCGCCGTGCGCCCGGTCGGCGTGCTGTTCATGGAAGACGAAGCCGGCGGCGACGAGAAGATCATCGCGGTGCCGACCTCGAAGCTGACGCAGCGCTACGACAAGGTGAACAACTACAGCGATCTCCCCGAGATCACGCTGCAGCAGATCCAGCACTTCTTCGAGCACTACAAGGATCTCGAGCCCAAAAAGTGGGTGAAGGTGCTGCGCTGGGGCGATGCGGAGGATGCGCGCAAGCTGATCCTCGAAGGCATCGAGCGCGCTAAGAAAAAGTAG
- a CDS encoding alpha/beta hydrolase family protein: MTKNVLFKVAALLLAVGLSSQTPAWGENRFGSQGPEGSPNRRQDWLVPTQDQITPSRAVLFRPPGKGPFRLAVIAHASTQNRLARAQMPQPEYAALASVLVSRGFAVLVPQRLGHGKTGGPYLEDQEGCDNAEYAMSARSTAEAITTALTFMRTQPFVRKDASVIVGHSAGGWGALALTDRSPKDISAIIVFAPGRGGRADDRAGNICAPEKLIAAATEFGEDARVPVTWLVAENDSYFPPEFSKRMADAFIEAGDDKVDFKVLPAFGNEGHWLAEAGDASAMEQIIANAAGLNVQAPVAQGAAKKKQ, translated from the coding sequence ATGACAAAAAACGTATTGTTCAAGGTGGCCGCCCTGCTGCTTGCGGTTGGTCTTTCGTCTCAGACACCCGCGTGGGGCGAGAATCGGTTCGGCTCACAGGGTCCTGAGGGATCGCCGAATCGGCGGCAGGACTGGCTGGTGCCGACGCAGGACCAGATCACACCTTCGCGAGCGGTGCTGTTTCGCCCGCCGGGCAAGGGCCCGTTCCGCCTCGCCGTGATTGCGCATGCCTCGACGCAGAACCGGCTGGCGCGGGCGCAGATGCCACAGCCGGAATACGCAGCTTTGGCCTCGGTGCTGGTGTCGCGCGGGTTCGCCGTGCTGGTGCCGCAACGGCTCGGCCACGGCAAAACCGGCGGACCTTACCTTGAGGATCAGGAAGGCTGTGACAACGCGGAGTATGCGATGTCGGCGCGAAGCACGGCAGAGGCGATCACCACGGCGCTGACGTTCATGCGCACGCAGCCCTTCGTGCGCAAGGATGCGTCGGTCATCGTCGGACATTCGGCAGGCGGATGGGGCGCGCTAGCGCTCACCGACCGCAGCCCGAAAGACATTTCCGCGATCATCGTGTTCGCGCCGGGACGCGGCGGCCGCGCCGACGATCGCGCGGGCAATATCTGCGCGCCGGAAAAGCTCATCGCCGCAGCGACCGAATTCGGCGAGGACGCGCGCGTGCCGGTGACGTGGCTGGTAGCGGAGAACGATTCGTATTTTCCGCCGGAGTTCTCAAAGCGCATGGCCGACGCCTTCATTGAGGCTGGTGACGACAAGGTCGATTTCAAGGTGCTGCCCGCGTTCGGCAACGAGGGGCACTGGCTGGCGGAGGCGGGGGATGCGAGTGCGATGGAGCAGATCATCGCGAACGCAGCGGGATTGAATGTGCAGGCGCCGGTCGCGCAGGGCGCTGCGAAGAAGAAGCAATGA
- a CDS encoding GNAT family N-acetyltransferase — translation MSTILIEVRPAKASDASAVAATHDEAWRSAYQGIIPGAELEKLINRRGPQWWDSAIRKGSRVSVLCFGDKVAGYANYGRNRARSLHFEGEIYELYLRPEFQGLGFGRRLFTAAKRDLIQSGLKSMVIWALSDNEPAVEFYRTLGGRMVARSSERFGGKSLDKVAFAWTA, via the coding sequence ATGAGCACGATCCTTATCGAGGTCCGGCCAGCCAAGGCCTCCGATGCGTCAGCAGTCGCTGCGACGCACGACGAAGCGTGGCGCTCCGCCTACCAGGGAATCATCCCGGGCGCCGAACTCGAAAAGCTGATCAACCGCCGCGGCCCGCAGTGGTGGGATAGCGCGATCCGAAAAGGCAGCCGCGTCAGCGTCTTGTGCTTCGGCGACAAGGTCGCCGGCTATGCCAATTACGGCCGCAACCGCGCCCGTAGCCTGCATTTCGAAGGCGAAATCTACGAACTTTACTTGCGTCCGGAGTTTCAGGGCCTCGGCTTCGGCCGCCGCCTGTTCACCGCCGCCAAGCGCGACCTGATCCAGAGCGGGCTGAAGAGCATGGTGATCTGGGCGCTGTCGGACAACGAGCCTGCGGTCGAGTTCTACCGCACCCTCGGCGGCCGGATGGTCGCGCGGTCCTCGGAGCGATTCGGCGGCAAGTCGCTCGACAAGGTCGCCTTCGCCTGGACGGCCTGA
- a CDS encoding flavin monoamine oxidase family protein has product MTLPSEIDVAIIGAGAAGLAAARTLESTKLSVLVLEARDRIGGRGHTLLLPNDVVFDVGCEWLHSADRNSFVPIARELGLEINETRPRWREQSLNIGFPPEQRDAFLIAMDAFDTRVTDAAELADDTPARQWLEPDNRWNAAIETISTYINGVELDRVSTWDMDAYEDTGVNWRVRRGYGALIAAYGAPCPVALNTKVTLIDHSGARIRIETSRGTVSARQVIVTAPTNLIANQSIRFHPALPDKVAAAAGLPLGLADKVMLALDEPESLPSDGHFYGTTDRIGTGSYHLRPMGQPCISGFFGGAFARQLEDAGEGALAAQAIDELVALLGSEYRRKLKPIGESRWAHDPFALGSYSHALPGHADDRAILAAPVDDRLFFAGEATSPNFFSTAHGAQETGVRAAGEVVGVRIT; this is encoded by the coding sequence ATGACTCTCCCTTCAGAAATCGATGTCGCAATCATCGGCGCGGGCGCGGCCGGCCTCGCCGCCGCACGGACGCTCGAAAGCACAAAGCTCTCCGTTCTCGTCCTCGAGGCGCGCGACCGCATCGGCGGCCGCGGTCACACCCTGCTTCTTCCCAACGATGTCGTGTTCGATGTCGGCTGCGAATGGCTGCATTCGGCGGACCGAAATTCTTTCGTGCCGATCGCGCGTGAGCTGGGATTGGAAATCAACGAGACCCGCCCGCGCTGGCGCGAGCAAAGCCTCAACATCGGTTTCCCGCCGGAGCAGCGCGACGCATTCCTGATCGCGATGGATGCGTTCGACACGCGCGTGACCGACGCCGCCGAACTCGCCGACGACACGCCGGCACGGCAATGGCTCGAACCCGACAACCGCTGGAACGCCGCGATCGAGACCATCAGCACTTACATCAACGGCGTCGAGCTGGATCGTGTGTCGACCTGGGACATGGACGCCTATGAAGACACTGGCGTGAACTGGCGCGTGCGGCGCGGTTACGGCGCGCTGATTGCGGCCTATGGCGCACCATGTCCGGTGGCGCTTAACACCAAGGTCACGCTGATCGATCATTCCGGCGCGCGCATCCGGATCGAAACCTCGCGCGGCACAGTGTCCGCGCGCCAGGTCATCGTCACCGCGCCGACCAACCTGATCGCCAACCAATCGATCCGTTTTCATCCCGCATTGCCGGACAAGGTCGCGGCCGCAGCCGGGCTGCCGCTCGGGCTCGCCGACAAGGTGATGCTGGCGCTGGACGAGCCGGAGTCGCTGCCGAGCGACGGGCATTTTTACGGCACGACCGATCGCATCGGCACCGGCAGCTATCACCTGCGACCGATGGGCCAGCCGTGTATTTCGGGATTCTTCGGCGGCGCGTTCGCGCGCCAACTCGAGGATGCGGGCGAAGGCGCGCTGGCGGCGCAGGCCATCGATGAACTGGTGGCGCTGCTCGGCTCGGAGTATCGCAGGAAACTCAAGCCCATCGGCGAATCGCGCTGGGCGCACGATCCGTTCGCGCTGGGATCGTATTCGCACGCGCTGCCCGGCCATGCCGATGATCGCGCAATTCTCGCCGCGCCGGTCGATGACCGGCTGTTCTTTGCCGGTGAAGCAACCTCACCGAATTTCTTCTCCACCGCCCACGGCGCGCAGGAGACCGGCGTGCGGGCGGCGGGAGAAGTGGTGGGTGTTAGGATTACTTGA
- a CDS encoding TAXI family TRAP transporter solute-binding subunit encodes MGIRDMFTRSMASDAPRPPGAPKPHRMKAVLVVVAAVLATVAAVGGATYWMNRPVHLRIAVGPPYSDDVKVVQSIAQIFSRDRKYIRLRPIITDGTSSSAASLNAGTTDLAVIRGDIELPKDAQAIASIRKNYAVLWALNGSSKKGAIKKIEQLAGKRIGVIGRTQANVNLLKVILTQSGVKPESVQVVQFTTTGFADAIKNEKLDAFLAVGPLNSKITADAVAATTRGGKEATFLSLDTADAIAQKHPVYESGEIPAGSFGAKPARPDDKIDTITFAHHIVARKSLSEATAGALTRQLFSIRQTIQSEFPLTAKLETPDTDKDAAIPAHPGAAAYVDGEEKSFLDRYSDYIWGSLMALSALGSAGAWFASYWRRDERVTNSNLRERLLEMLTASRKSDSIDELDAMQAEADEIMRETLHCFEDGAIEEGSLTAFSIALEQFHNAVADRKAFLLDMSSNAARPARSHVA; translated from the coding sequence ATGGGCATTCGCGACATGTTTACCAGATCGATGGCGTCGGATGCCCCGCGTCCGCCGGGTGCGCCCAAGCCGCACCGGATGAAGGCGGTGCTGGTCGTGGTCGCCGCCGTGCTGGCGACCGTGGCTGCCGTCGGCGGCGCGACCTACTGGATGAACCGTCCGGTTCACCTGCGGATCGCGGTCGGCCCTCCCTACAGTGACGACGTCAAGGTCGTTCAGTCGATCGCACAGATCTTCTCGCGGGACCGGAAGTACATCCGGCTGCGGCCGATCATCACCGATGGAACCTCCTCAAGCGCGGCGAGCCTCAACGCGGGCACCACCGATCTCGCCGTGATCCGCGGCGATATCGAGTTGCCGAAGGACGCGCAGGCGATCGCCAGCATCCGCAAGAACTATGCAGTGCTGTGGGCGCTCAACGGAAGCAGCAAGAAGGGCGCCATCAAGAAGATCGAACAGCTCGCAGGCAAGCGCATCGGCGTGATTGGCCGCACGCAGGCCAACGTCAATCTGTTGAAAGTGATTCTCACACAGTCCGGCGTGAAGCCTGAAAGTGTCCAGGTGGTTCAGTTCACCACGACGGGCTTCGCCGATGCGATCAAGAATGAAAAGCTCGATGCGTTCCTCGCCGTCGGCCCGCTCAACAGCAAGATCACGGCAGACGCCGTCGCAGCAACCACGCGCGGCGGCAAGGAAGCGACGTTCCTGTCGCTGGATACGGCTGACGCGATTGCGCAAAAGCATCCCGTTTATGAATCGGGAGAAATTCCCGCGGGATCGTTCGGCGCCAAGCCCGCCCGGCCCGACGACAAGATCGACACCATCACGTTCGCGCACCACATTGTCGCGCGTAAATCGCTGTCGGAAGCCACGGCGGGGGCGCTGACCCGGCAACTGTTCTCGATCCGCCAGACCATCCAGAGCGAATTCCCGCTCACGGCGAAACTGGAAACACCCGACACCGACAAGGATGCCGCGATCCCGGCGCATCCCGGCGCGGCCGCCTATGTCGATGGCGAGGAAAAGAGTTTTCTCGACAGATACAGCGATTACATCTGGGGCAGCCTGATGGCGCTGTCAGCCCTCGGTTCAGCGGGCGCTTGGTTCGCCAGCTACTGGCGCAGGGACGAGCGCGTCACCAATTCCAATTTGCGCGAGCGCCTGCTGGAAATGCTGACTGCCTCGCGGAAATCCGACTCGATCGACGAACTGGACGCCATGCAGGCGGAGGCCGACGAGATCATGCGCGAGACGCTGCATTGTTTCGAGGACGGAGCGATCGAGGAAGGATCGCTCACCGCCTTCAGTATCGCGCTCGAGCAGTTCCATAACGCGGTGGCGGATCGCAAGGCGTTCCTGCTCGACATGTCGTCGAACGCCGCGCGGCCGGCACGCAGCCACGTGGCCTGA
- the typA gene encoding translational GTPase TypA yields MNLRNIAIIAHVDHGKTTLVDKLLQQSGTYRDNQRQVERAMDSNDIERERGITILAKCTSVEWDDTRINIVDTPGHADFGGEVERILSMVDGVIVLVDAAEGPMPQTKFVVGKALKLGLKPIVAINKVDRPDARVTEVVNEVFDLFAALDATDDQLDFPILYGSGKNGWMGTSPEDNGNGMKPLFDLVIKHVAPPVVEEGPFRLLGTILEANPYLGRIITGRISSGSVKPNQSVKVLSRDGKTVETGRITKILAFRGLERQPVELAEAGDIVAIAGLTKGTVADTFCDPTVETPIQAQPIDPPTVSMSFIVNNSPLAGTEGDKVTSRLIRDRLLREAEGNVALRVIEAADKDAMEVSGRGELQLAILIENMRREGFELSVSRPRVVLTKDDDGKILEPVEEVVIDVDEEFSGVVVQKMSERKAEMIEMRPSGGNRLRLVFYAPTRGLIGYQGELMTDTRGTAIMNRLFHDYLPYKGEIQGRRNGVLISNEQGEAVAYAMFKLEDRGPMMIEPGWKVYKGMIVGEHTRENDLEINVLKGKQLTNIRTTSKDEAVRLTPPIRMTLEKALAYIEDDELVEITPKSIRLRKRHLDANERKRAEKSKVALVG; encoded by the coding sequence ATGAATTTGCGAAACATCGCCATCATCGCTCACGTCGACCATGGCAAGACCACGCTCGTCGACAAGCTGCTCCAGCAATCCGGCACCTACCGCGACAACCAGCGGCAGGTCGAGCGCGCGATGGACTCCAACGATATCGAGCGCGAGCGCGGCATCACCATTCTGGCCAAGTGCACCTCGGTCGAATGGGACGACACCCGCATCAACATCGTCGACACGCCGGGCCACGCCGATTTCGGCGGTGAGGTCGAGCGCATCCTGTCGATGGTCGACGGCGTGATCGTTCTCGTCGACGCCGCCGAAGGCCCGATGCCGCAGACCAAATTCGTGGTCGGCAAGGCGCTCAAGCTCGGCCTCAAGCCGATCGTCGCGATCAACAAGGTCGACCGCCCCGACGCGCGCGTCACCGAAGTCGTCAACGAAGTGTTCGACCTGTTCGCTGCGCTCGACGCCACCGACGACCAGCTCGATTTCCCGATTCTCTACGGCTCCGGCAAGAACGGCTGGATGGGTACGTCGCCTGAGGACAACGGCAACGGCATGAAGCCGCTGTTCGATCTCGTCATCAAGCATGTCGCGCCGCCGGTGGTGGAAGAAGGTCCGTTCCGTCTGCTCGGCACCATCCTCGAAGCCAACCCCTATCTCGGCCGCATCATCACCGGCCGCATCTCGTCCGGTTCGGTGAAGCCGAACCAGTCGGTGAAGGTGCTGTCGCGCGACGGCAAGACAGTTGAGACCGGGCGCATCACCAAGATTCTCGCGTTCCGCGGCCTCGAGCGCCAGCCGGTCGAGCTGGCCGAAGCCGGCGACATCGTCGCCATCGCGGGCCTCACCAAGGGCACTGTCGCCGACACCTTCTGCGATCCCACGGTTGAAACGCCGATCCAGGCGCAGCCGATCGATCCGCCGACCGTGTCGATGTCCTTCATCGTCAACAACTCGCCGCTGGCCGGCACCGAAGGCGACAAGGTCACCAGCCGTCTGATCCGCGACCGCCTGCTGCGCGAAGCTGAAGGCAACGTCGCGCTGCGCGTGATCGAGGCCGCCGACAAGGACGCGATGGAAGTGTCGGGCCGCGGCGAATTGCAGCTCGCGATCCTGATCGAAAACATGCGCCGCGAAGGTTTCGAACTCTCCGTGTCGCGTCCGCGCGTCGTTCTGACCAAGGATGACGACGGCAAGATTCTGGAGCCGGTCGAGGAAGTCGTGATCGACGTCGACGAGGAATTCTCCGGCGTGGTCGTGCAGAAGATGAGCGAGCGCAAGGCCGAGATGATCGAGATGCGCCCGTCCGGCGGCAACCGCCTGCGGCTGGTGTTCTACGCGCCGACCCGCGGCCTGATCGGCTATCAGGGTGAACTGATGACCGACACGCGCGGCACCGCGATCATGAACCGCCTGTTCCACGACTACCTGCCGTACAAGGGTGAAATCCAGGGCCGCCGCAATGGCGTTCTGATCTCGAACGAACAGGGCGAAGCGGTTGCCTACGCCATGTTCAAGCTGGAGGACCGCGGCCCGATGATGATCGAGCCGGGCTGGAAGGTCTACAAGGGCATGATCGTCGGCGAGCACACCCGCGAGAACGATCTCGAGATCAACGTGCTCAAGGGCAAGCAGCTCACCAACATCCGCACCACCTCGAAGGACGAAGCGGTGCGCCTGACCCCGCCGATCCGCATGACGCTGGAAAAGGCGCTGGCCTATATCGAGGACGACGAGCTGGTGGAAATCACCCCGAAGTCGATCCGCCTGCGCAAGCGGCATCTCGATGCCAACGAACGCAAGCGCGCCGAGAAGAGCAAGGTCGCGCTGGTCGGCTGA
- a CDS encoding HNH endonuclease: protein MAKAVFTTKVTPSYDDLPEVQYHFPKTYLNYATQAVGDHVVYYEPRRSSADLSSVGGRQSYFGVARVKSIVEDEKQPDHYYALVGDYLDFDRPVPFSESSVYYESALQKADGSTNRGAFGRAVRLVPDEEFDRILKAGFAPILAEQTVASENPAQGFSEPPEPFVRPIVEMTVSRPFRERSFMHNVRAAYANRCAITGLRLINGGGRPEVQAAHIQPVASNGPDSVRNGLALSGTVHWMFDRGLVSIGDDYRILIAKNHVPDDALRLINRDRTLNLPNDQTLHPNMHFLKFHRDNVFKGA, encoded by the coding sequence ATGGCAAAAGCAGTTTTTACCACCAAGGTGACGCCAAGCTACGACGATCTACCGGAGGTCCAGTATCATTTTCCGAAGACATACCTCAACTACGCCACACAAGCAGTCGGCGATCATGTTGTTTACTACGAGCCGCGTCGATCAAGCGCAGATCTGTCGAGTGTTGGCGGACGCCAGTCGTACTTCGGCGTCGCACGCGTAAAATCAATTGTTGAGGACGAAAAGCAGCCAGATCACTACTATGCGCTTGTCGGCGATTACTTAGACTTCGACAGGCCGGTGCCGTTTTCCGAAAGCTCCGTCTATTATGAAAGTGCCTTGCAGAAGGCAGATGGCAGTACCAATAGAGGGGCATTTGGACGCGCGGTACGCTTGGTCCCCGACGAAGAGTTTGATCGCATCCTGAAAGCGGGTTTCGCGCCAATCTTGGCAGAACAAACAGTCGCTTCAGAAAATCCCGCACAAGGTTTTTCCGAACCACCTGAGCCATTTGTTAGGCCGATTGTTGAAATGACTGTCTCTCGTCCATTTCGAGAGAGGTCATTTATGCACAATGTCCGCGCGGCTTATGCAAATCGGTGTGCGATCACGGGCCTGCGATTGATAAACGGGGGCGGTCGGCCTGAAGTTCAGGCCGCTCATATCCAGCCTGTCGCATCAAATGGACCAGACTCTGTAAGAAACGGATTGGCTCTGTCCGGCACGGTTCATTGGATGTTTGACCGAGGACTAGTATCGATTGGTGACGACTATCGCATTCTCATCGCCAAAAACCATGTTCCAGACGATGCGCTGCGCCTGATAAATCGGGATCGCACGCTGAATCTTCCGAACGATCAAACACTGCATCCGAATATGCATTTTTTGAAATTTCACCGAGATAACGTCTTCAAAGGGGCGTAA
- a CDS encoding response regulator, which translates to MQPIDPNGPAAHNPADLPSDVLVVEDDTLIAMDATEAIGGFGVGSVRTARDVASALQLIAERAPDFVLLDVGLVREKSFAVAEQLERQKIPFVFVTGYSGSVGVPAAFAHYPVLRKPYLRDELLETLRKWRSQD; encoded by the coding sequence ATGCAACCCATCGACCCCAACGGGCCGGCGGCTCACAACCCTGCTGACCTGCCCAGCGACGTTCTTGTGGTCGAGGACGATACGCTGATCGCCATGGATGCCACTGAGGCGATCGGCGGTTTCGGCGTGGGGTCGGTGCGAACCGCCCGCGATGTCGCCAGTGCCCTTCAACTGATCGCTGAACGCGCGCCGGACTTCGTGCTGCTCGACGTCGGATTGGTCAGGGAGAAAAGCTTCGCTGTCGCCGAGCAACTCGAGCGCCAGAAAATTCCGTTTGTATTCGTCACGGGATATTCCGGATCGGTGGGAGTTCCCGCTGCGTTTGCGCATTATCCGGTACTGCGCAAACCATATTTGCGCGACGAACTGTTGGAGACTTTGCGGAAGTGGCGCAGCCAGGACTGA
- a CDS encoding M20 family peptidase: MRRAIRILRNLVLLLIAAVVVLAGVLGVNALMRTSRQIDVAAAPRVGVDTDAASKRLAEAIRFRTISNFLDPEQNADAFRGMQAFMQASYPAFHAATKREVVGNLGLLYAWEGSEPNAAPIALLAHQDVVPIAPGTEGNWQVPPFDGVVRDGFIWGRGSWDDKGNLFAILEAAEQLIKEGFRPKRTIYFAFGQDEEVSGQRGAKQIAALLASRGIKLDFVLDEGLLITDGIMKGIDKPIALIGVAEKGYVTLTLNLTATPGHSSMPPRQSAIGMMSAALARLEDQRFPAKIRGTVREMFDTLAPEMNIPNRIVLSNLWLLKPVLKRELEKGATTNAMIRTTTALTIFNAGNQDNVLPGKVDATVNFRLLPGETETSIIDHVKRAAANDKIAVAPRAGNTEPPPVTSTASASYRALNRTIREIFPDVVVAPGLMVAATDSRHFAGVTDNIFRFSPVRANAEDLTRFHGTNERLSVDNYADMIRFYRRLVQNTAG; the protein is encoded by the coding sequence ATGCGCCGTGCAATCAGAATCCTCCGCAACCTCGTCCTGCTCCTGATCGCTGCGGTCGTCGTTCTCGCCGGTGTGCTCGGCGTCAATGCGCTGATGCGCACATCCCGCCAGATCGACGTCGCGGCCGCGCCGCGCGTCGGGGTCGATACCGACGCGGCATCGAAGCGGCTCGCGGAAGCCATTCGCTTCCGGACCATTTCGAATTTCCTCGATCCCGAACAGAACGCCGATGCCTTCCGCGGCATGCAGGCCTTCATGCAGGCGAGCTATCCGGCCTTCCATGCCGCAACGAAGCGCGAGGTCGTCGGCAACCTCGGCCTGCTCTATGCGTGGGAAGGCTCCGAACCGAACGCTGCGCCGATTGCGCTGCTGGCGCATCAGGACGTGGTGCCCATCGCGCCCGGCACCGAAGGCAACTGGCAGGTGCCGCCGTTCGACGGCGTGGTCCGCGACGGCTTCATCTGGGGCCGCGGCTCGTGGGACGACAAGGGCAATCTGTTCGCGATTCTCGAAGCCGCCGAACAGCTCATCAAGGAAGGTTTCCGTCCCAAGCGCACGATCTACTTCGCCTTCGGACAGGATGAAGAAGTTTCGGGCCAGCGCGGCGCGAAACAGATCGCGGCGCTGCTCGCGTCGCGCGGCATCAAGCTCGATTTCGTGCTCGACGAAGGACTGCTGATCACCGACGGCATCATGAAAGGCATCGACAAGCCGATCGCGCTGATCGGCGTCGCCGAGAAGGGCTATGTCACGCTGACGCTGAATCTGACGGCGACGCCCGGCCATTCGTCGATGCCGCCGCGCCAGTCGGCTATCGGCATGATGAGCGCGGCGCTGGCGCGGCTTGAGGATCAGCGGTTTCCGGCGAAGATTCGCGGCACCGTACGCGAGATGTTCGACACGCTCGCGCCCGAGATGAACATACCCAACCGCATCGTGCTGTCGAACCTGTGGCTGCTCAAGCCGGTGCTGAAGCGTGAGCTGGAGAAAGGCGCGACCACCAACGCGATGATCCGCACCACCACGGCGCTGACGATCTTCAATGCCGGCAATCAGGATAACGTGCTGCCGGGCAAGGTCGACGCCACGGTGAACTTCCGGCTGCTGCCCGGCGAGACCGAGACCAGCATCATCGATCACGTCAAGCGCGCTGCCGCCAACGACAAGATCGCGGTCGCGCCGCGCGCCGGCAACACCGAGCCGCCGCCTGTCACCTCGACGGCGAGCGCCTCCTATCGTGCGCTGAACCGCACCATTCGCGAGATTTTTCCTGACGTCGTCGTGGCGCCCGGCCTGATGGTCGCGGCCACCGATTCACGGCATTTCGCCGGCGTCACCGACAACATCTTCCGCTTCTCGCCGGTGCGCGCCAATGCCGAAGACCTCACGCGCTTTCACGGCACCAACGAACGACTCAGCGTCGACAACTACGCCGACATGATCCGGTTCTACCGGCGGCTGGTTCAGAATACGGCGGGGTAG